GCCGCCGCCGTTCAGCTACGGGATCGAATTGCGCATCCGTTATTGAGGGATAATCGCGCCGGGGCGCCCCAAATCCATGGGGTTCCCCGGCGGAGCCTGGCACGCACCTGGCGCTTGTTCAGGCTGCCGCGCGCGAGAAGGAATAAGCCAGATCGCCGTACAGCTTCTCGATGATCAGCTGCCGACGATAATGGTGGCTCACTTCATATTCGTCGGTCACGCCATAGCCGCCATGCAGCTGGATCGACTGACGCGACACCAGCTGCGCCGCCTCCGCGATATGGACCCGCGCCAACGCGACGGCCCGTTCACGCTCGGCCGCCTGCGCATCGAGCTGCGACAGCGCGAAATACAGCATCGAGCGGGCCTGGTGCGCCGCGACGAACATGTCGGCCATGATATGTTGCAGCGCCTGGAACTTGCCGATGGCCTGTCCGAATTGCTGCCGTTCCTTCAGATAGGCGGAGCAGATTTCCAGCTCTGCCTCCATCGCCCCCACGGACTGGGCGGCGAGAGCGATCCGCGCGCGATCGAGCGCCAGCCCCAGCAGCGCTTCGGCCGCCGCTCCGGATGCGAGGATATTCTCCCCGCTCACGGCCACCCTGTCGAAGGCGACGTCCGCCGCGCGCGAGTCGTCATAAAGGGCGTAGTCGGTCCGGCTCACCCCGGCGGAATCCGCCGCCACCAGAACCAGCGCCAGGCCGTCCGCCCCCTGTGCCGACACGATGAAATGCGTGGTCGAAGGCGCGTCGAGAACCATCATCTTCTGCCCGGAGAGGGCGAGCGTGCCGCCCGCTTCCGCCAGCGTGACGGCGCGTGGCGAGCGATAATCATAGCGCTCTCCCGGCTCGTCATGGGCAAGCGTGATGCGCGCCTCTCCAGCCACGAGGCTTTCAAGGACGGCGCCCTGCGTTTCCCCCGCGCCGGCCAGCAGCGTGCAGGAAAGGACCGCCGAACTGGTGAACGGCTCCCTGACGCAGCGGTTGCCAAGGGCGCCCGCCAGTACCGCGACATCGGCCATCGAGCCGCCCAGCCCGCCCAGCTCCTCCGGCACCAGGATGGAAAGCCATCCCAGTTCCGCAAAGGTCTGCCAGGCAGCGTGATCAATCCCGTCGGCGCTGTCGCGCAGCGACCGACGATGCTCCAGGCTGTAATGGTCGCCGATATAGCGCTCGGCACTGTCGAGCAGCATGCGCTGAAGGTCGGAAAGATTGAAATCCATTGTCTGTTCCCGCCCTTTAAAGACCAAAGGCCAATTTGGAGATGATGCCCTTCTGCACCTGAAGCGTGCCGCCATAGATGGTCGACGCGCGGGCAATCAGCGCATTCGCGGTGCGGCCTTCGGCATGGGTCGGCCATAGCGGACCCGCATCGTCGCGCTCCTCCGGTTCAAAGGCGTGGAAGCGCAGCGCGCGTGGCCCCAATATGTCGACCTGAAGCTCCGTGATCGCCTGTTGCAGGCGCGATCCCGCCACTTTCAGCGTGGACGCGGCCGCGGTGCGGTCATATTTGAACTCCTCATTCGCCAGTTCGCGCAGTACCGACCATTCCAGCGCCGTCACTTCCGCCTCGATCCGGGTGATCCGGCTGCGGAAATCCGGATGTTCGGCCACTGGCCTGCCGTCGATCTGCTCGACCGCGGCGAGCGCCTTGGCGCGGGCCAATTCACGCTTGTTGGTGAAGATGAAGCTACTGGTCGTGCGTTCATGGTCGAGCAGGAATTTGGCATAGGTCCAGCCCATGCCTTCCTCGCCGATCAGATTTTCGGCTGGAACCTCGACATTGTCCAGGAAGACTTCGCACAGGTCGGCGTCGCCGTTGATCTGGGGGATGCGGCGGATGGTGACGCCCGGCGTGTCGAGCTTGATCATCAGGAAGGAGATTCCCGCCTGCGGCTTCACGTCCGGGTTGGTGCGGACCAGGAAGAAGCCCCATTCGGACGCGAAGGCGCCGCCGGTCCAGATTTTCTGCCCGTTGACGATATAGCGATCGCCCTCGCGCCGCGCGGCGGTGCGCAGGCGCGCCAGATCCGATCCGTTGCCGGGTTCGGAAAAGCCCTGCGCCAGAAAATAGCGGCCCTCGCGGAAGGCGGGGAGGAAGGTCTGCTTCTGGGCATCCGATCCGAAGGTGTAGATCACCGGCCCGCACATGTGCGTCGCGCCCCAGCAGGTGTCGGGCGCCCAAGCGCTGCTGGATTCCTCCAGAAAGATATGGAGCTGCATCGGCGTCCAGCCGGTGCCGCCATATTCCTTCGGCCAATGGGGCACGGACCAGCCGCGCTCGCTCAGAATTCGGGTCCATTCCAGCGTTTCGGCATGGCCCGAATTGATGCCGCCATGCGCCCTTTGCAGCTCGGCGATGCGGGGCGGCAGCATCTCCGCGATGGCCTGGCGCACCGTGGCGCGAAATTCTTCCAGTTGCGGATCGAACGCGAGGTCCATCTTGCCTATGCTTCCTCAAGTAAAGCCGGGTGCAAAACCTGTGCAACCGGCGACCATATACTGCGCGGCATCCCGCCGGAAACTGTCATTCGGCCGCCAGCACGCAGACCGACTGGCTGGAAAGCTGACCGCCATTGCCCTGCGCGATGGCGGTTCTGGCGCCCGCCACCTGACGATCGCCGCATTCGCCGCGCAACTGGCGCACCGCCTCGATCACCGTGAACATCCCGTACATGCCGGGGTGCATGCAGGACAGCCCGCCGCCATTGGTGTTGACCGGCAAATCGCCGCCCGGCGCAATCCGACCGCCCGCGACGAACCGGCCGCCTTCGCCCTTCGGACAGAAGCCGAGATCCTCCAGAAACAGGATCGTGTTGATCGTGAAGGCGTCGTAGAGCTGGACGACGTCGATGTCGGCGGGCGACAGGCCCGCCGATGCGAGCGCGCGGGGACCACATTCTGCCAACGCCGTGACGGTCAGGTCGGGCATGGACGAAATGTGCGAATGGCTGGTCATGCTGGCCGCGCC
Above is a window of Sphingobium sp. JS3065 DNA encoding:
- a CDS encoding acyl-CoA dehydrogenase family protein, encoding MDFNLSDLQRMLLDSAERYIGDHYSLEHRRSLRDSADGIDHAAWQTFAELGWLSILVPEELGGLGGSMADVAVLAGALGNRCVREPFTSSAVLSCTLLAGAGETQGAVLESLVAGEARITLAHDEPGERYDYRSPRAVTLAEAGGTLALSGQKMMVLDAPSTTHFIVSAQGADGLALVLVAADSAGVSRTDYALYDDSRAADVAFDRVAVSGENILASGAAAEALLGLALDRARIALAAQSVGAMEAELEICSAYLKERQQFGQAIGKFQALQHIMADMFVAAHQARSMLYFALSQLDAQAAERERAVALARVHIAEAAQLVSRQSIQLHGGYGVTDEYEVSHHYRRQLIIEKLYGDLAYSFSRAAA
- a CDS encoding acyl-CoA dehydrogenase family protein, whose translation is MDLAFDPQLEEFRATVRQAIAEMLPPRIAELQRAHGGINSGHAETLEWTRILSERGWSVPHWPKEYGGTGWTPMQLHIFLEESSSAWAPDTCWGATHMCGPVIYTFGSDAQKQTFLPAFREGRYFLAQGFSEPGNGSDLARLRTAARREGDRYIVNGQKIWTGGAFASEWGFFLVRTNPDVKPQAGISFLMIKLDTPGVTIRRIPQINGDADLCEVFLDNVEVPAENLIGEEGMGWTYAKFLLDHERTTSSFIFTNKRELARAKALAAVEQIDGRPVAEHPDFRSRITRIEAEVTALEWSVLRELANEEFKYDRTAAASTLKVAGSRLQQAITELQVDILGPRALRFHAFEPEERDDAGPLWPTHAEGRTANALIARASTIYGGTLQVQKGIISKLAFGL